In Spirochaeta thermophila DSM 6578, the DNA window AACCTGCCGGATGAGGAACTGATGCAGCAGCTGGAACAGAGGCGAGGGAGAGGCCGGAATGAATATCCGGTACGGGCGATGTGGAACTCGCTCGTTGCGGGGATAGTGTTTCAGCACCCGAGCATCGAGCAGCTACGCCGGGAGCTCTTGCGGAACGGGCAACTGAGGGACCTGTGTGGATTTGATCCTACCCGGGGAAGCGATGCGGTACCCAGTGCCAGCGCGTACAGCCGGTTTCTTTCCACCTTGAGGAAGCGGAGTATCCGGGAAGCACTGGTAAGGGTGTTTACCAGCCTGGTGGATCAGTGCTACCGGGAGCTGCCTGGATTTGGGCGGCGGCTGGGAGCCGATGGGAAGGGGATAGCAAGCGTTGCCCGTCGAAGGGGGAAGGGTGCCGGAGACCGGCGAGGGGAGCACGATGCGGACTGGGGGTGTCATGAGTATGTGTATCAGAATGAACGGGGGGAGGTGCAGAAGTCGGTAAAGAAATGGTTCGGGTTTACGGTGCACCTCCTTGCGGATACAGCGTATGAACTGCCGGTGGCCTTTACGGTGAGTCGGGCCTCAAAGCACGAGGTGCCGGTGATGCGAAAGCTGATTCGGTCCCTGGATCGCCATAGGCCGCATATACTCAAGGCGGCGGAAGTGTTCACGGCCGACCGGGGCTATGATGATGGCACGTTGATAGATCTGTTGTGGCACGAGCACCGGATCAAACCGGTCATCGATATTCGCAACCTGTGGAAAGATGGAGAACAGACCAGGCTGGTCCCGGGGACAAGAAATGTGGTGTATGACTACCAAGGGACGGTGAGTTGTGTCTGTATGGCCACGGGGACGCAGCGGGAGATGGCCTACCGGGGATTTGAAGAGAAGCGGGGCACGTTGAAGTACGGCTGTCCTGCGGTGCACTATGGGTATGAGTGTGCAGGCAAAGCCTCCTGTCCCTTGGCCTCCTGTATTCGGATCCCCCTCTCCACGGACCGCAGAGTCTTCACGCCTCTCGCCCGGTCTTCGTATCGGTGGAAGCGGGAGTATGCCAAGCGAACGGCCTTGGAGCGGATCCACAGCCGGCTGGATCGAAGCTTTAGCCTGGAACTCCACACGATCCGGGGGCAGGAGAAACTGTCGGTTCACCTCACGCTGGTGTTTTCTGTCATGAGTGCCCTTGCCCTGGGACGAGTGCGAGAGAACCAGCCAAACCAGATGCGCTCCCTGATCAGGCCTGCGGCCTAACGAGCGGTCTTACCGAAACCGATCCCCCGTATCCACGTTCCCTTGAGGAATCCTGAGGGAAGGTGTGTCCGGTTCGGATACAGAACCGCCGTGCTGGAGAGAACGCGAGTGAACCATCGTGCATAGTGTACCGTTCTGAGTACTATTCCGGATGAGAATACGGTAACGTTGACACCCTAAGCAGACATTACAGAGCGTTGTTGCCCAGGA includes these proteins:
- a CDS encoding transposase, with translation MLENLPDEELMQQLEQRRGRGRNEYPVRAMWNSLVAGIVFQHPSIEQLRRELLRNGQLRDLCGFDPTRGSDAVPSASAYSRFLSTLRKRSIREALVRVFTSLVDQCYRELPGFGRRLGADGKGIASVARRRGKGAGDRRGEHDADWGCHEYVYQNERGEVQKSVKKWFGFTVHLLADTAYELPVAFTVSRASKHEVPVMRKLIRSLDRHRPHILKAAEVFTADRGYDDGTLIDLLWHEHRIKPVIDIRNLWKDGEQTRLVPGTRNVVYDYQGTVSCVCMATGTQREMAYRGFEEKRGTLKYGCPAVHYGYECAGKASCPLASCIRIPLSTDRRVFTPLARSSYRWKREYAKRTALERIHSRLDRSFSLELHTIRGQEKLSVHLTLVFSVMSALALGRVRENQPNQMRSLIRPAA